In Phreatobacter stygius, a genomic segment contains:
- a CDS encoding 3-carboxy-cis,cis-muconate cycloisomerase — MPSPLLAPLFGSTAMEAVFSDRETIAAMLRFEAALAAVEAEAGVIPKAAVTSIAKACAGGPIDPAALAAAAGVAGNTAIPLVKMLTAKVAAADAEAAKWVHYGATSQDVMDSGLVLQLKAAFDVLDADLARAAKAAARLARIYRDTPMAGRTWLQQALPITFGLKMAGVLDALMRHRERLGEARPRVLVLQLGGAAGTLASLGDKGPEVADRLATALGLAFADTPWHGHRDRILEAAALFAGIAVTCGKLARDVALLMQTEVGEVMEPAAPGRGGSSTMPHKRNPMLSATILGAANLAPQLLAAVAAGGAGEHERFTGGWQAEWLALPELARLAGGALHRAAELLEGLEVRPERMRANLGLTDGLLMAEAVQMALAPALGRLAAHDLIEAACRKAVAEGRGLLDVLAEDSVIAGAASRDELAGLLDPARYLGAAGEFVDRVLARYAGM; from the coding sequence ATGCCGTCGCCGCTGCTCGCGCCCCTGTTCGGTTCCACCGCCATGGAGGCTGTATTCTCCGATCGCGAAACGATCGCCGCGATGCTCCGTTTCGAGGCGGCGCTGGCCGCCGTCGAGGCTGAGGCCGGCGTCATTCCCAAGGCGGCGGTGACGTCGATCGCCAAGGCCTGCGCCGGAGGGCCGATCGACCCGGCGGCCTTGGCTGCTGCCGCCGGGGTCGCCGGCAATACCGCCATTCCGCTGGTCAAGATGCTGACAGCCAAGGTTGCGGCCGCCGATGCCGAAGCGGCCAAATGGGTCCATTACGGTGCGACCAGCCAGGATGTCATGGATAGCGGGCTGGTGCTCCAGCTCAAAGCCGCCTTCGATGTGCTGGACGCCGATCTTGCCCGCGCCGCCAAGGCGGCCGCCCGGCTCGCCCGGATCTACCGCGACACGCCGATGGCCGGGCGGACCTGGCTGCAGCAGGCCCTGCCGATCACCTTCGGCCTGAAGATGGCCGGGGTGCTGGACGCGCTGATGCGTCACCGGGAGCGTTTGGGCGAGGCGCGCCCGCGCGTTCTGGTGCTGCAGCTCGGCGGTGCCGCCGGCACGCTGGCCTCGCTCGGCGACAAGGGACCGGAGGTTGCCGACCGGCTGGCCACGGCCCTGGGCCTGGCCTTTGCCGACACGCCCTGGCACGGCCATCGCGACCGCATCCTGGAGGCGGCGGCCTTGTTCGCCGGTATCGCGGTCACCTGCGGCAAGCTGGCCCGCGACGTGGCGCTGTTGATGCAGACCGAGGTCGGCGAGGTCATGGAACCGGCGGCGCCCGGGCGCGGCGGTTCTTCCACCATGCCGCACAAGCGCAATCCCATGCTGTCGGCGACCATTCTGGGGGCGGCCAATCTGGCGCCGCAACTGCTGGCGGCGGTGGCCGCGGGCGGAGCCGGCGAGCATGAGCGCTTCACCGGCGGCTGGCAGGCGGAATGGCTGGCGCTGCCGGAACTCGCGCGCCTCGCCGGCGGCGCGCTGCATCGCGCAGCCGAACTCCTGGAAGGCCTGGAGGTCAGGCCCGAGCGCATGCGCGCCAATCTTGGCCTGACCGATGGGTTGCTGATGGCCGAGGCGGTGCAGATGGCGCTGGCGCCGGCGCTCGGCCGGCTTGCCGCCCATGACCTGATCGAGGCCGCCTGTCGCAAGGCCGTGGCCGAGGGCAGGGGGCTGCTCGATGTCCTGGCCGAGGACAGCGTGATTGCCGGGGCAGCGTCGCGCGACGAACTTGCCGGCCTGCTCGATCCCGCGCGCTATCTCGGCGCGGCGGGGGAATTCGTCGACCGGGTGCTGGCGCGCTACGCCGGGATGTGA
- a CDS encoding malonate--CoA ligase — protein sequence MANHLFDLVRANATDLTKTFIETEAGLKLSYDNLMTGTARYANVLVGLGVKPGDRVAVQVEKSAAAIFLYLACVRAGAVFLPLNTAYTLTEIAYFLGDAEPALVVCDPTRRDGIAEVAKTTGVPAVETLGKGMDGSLFDKAATASEAFDDVARGPDDLAAILYTSGTTGRSKGAMLSHDNLASNALTLKDYWRFTADDVLLHALPIFHTHGLFVATNTILVAGASMLFLPKFDADKVFELMPRATTMMGVPTFYVRLVQDQRLTREATRHMRLFISGSAPLLAETHKLFREKTGVAILERYGMTETNMNTSNPYDGDRVAGTVGFPLPGVSLRVADPETGAPIAQGEIGVIEVKGPNVFSGYWRMPEKTAAEFRADGFFITGDLGKIDDRGYVHIVGRGKDLVISGGYNVYPKEVETEIDGMPGVVESAVIGVPHPDFGEGVTAIVVGEKGATLDEATIIKSLEQRLARYKLPKRVIVVDDLPRNTMGKVQKNLLRDAYKGLYGG from the coding sequence ATGGCCAATCACCTGTTCGACCTCGTCCGCGCCAATGCGACGGACCTGACCAAAACCTTCATCGAGACCGAAGCCGGGCTGAAGCTCAGCTACGACAACCTGATGACCGGCACGGCGCGCTACGCCAATGTGCTGGTCGGGCTCGGCGTCAAGCCGGGCGATCGGGTGGCGGTGCAGGTCGAGAAATCCGCCGCTGCGATCTTCCTCTATCTCGCCTGCGTGCGCGCCGGCGCGGTGTTCCTGCCGCTCAACACCGCCTATACGCTGACCGAGATCGCGTACTTCCTCGGAGATGCCGAGCCGGCTCTGGTGGTTTGCGACCCGACGCGCCGCGACGGCATCGCCGAGGTCGCGAAAACGACCGGCGTGCCTGCTGTCGAGACGCTCGGCAAAGGCATGGACGGCAGCCTGTTCGACAAGGCGGCCACCGCCTCGGAGGCGTTCGACGACGTGGCGCGTGGGCCGGACGATCTCGCCGCCATTCTCTACACGTCAGGCACCACCGGGCGCTCCAAGGGCGCCATGCTGAGCCACGACAATCTCGCCTCCAATGCCCTGACGCTGAAGGACTACTGGCGGTTCACCGCCGACGACGTTCTGCTGCACGCCCTGCCGATCTTCCACACCCATGGCCTGTTCGTCGCCACCAACACCATCCTGGTGGCTGGCGCCAGCATGCTGTTCCTGCCGAAATTCGATGCCGACAAGGTGTTCGAACTCATGCCGCGGGCCACCACCATGATGGGCGTGCCAACCTTCTATGTCCGCCTGGTACAGGACCAGCGCCTGACCCGCGAGGCGACGCGGCACATGCGGCTGTTCATTTCCGGCTCGGCGCCGCTGCTGGCCGAAACCCACAAGCTGTTCCGCGAGAAGACCGGGGTTGCGATCCTCGAGCGCTACGGCATGACCGAAACCAATATGAACACCTCGAACCCCTATGACGGCGACCGGGTCGCCGGCACGGTCGGCTTTCCGCTGCCGGGAGTGTCGCTCAGGGTTGCCGATCCCGAGACCGGCGCGCCGATCGCCCAGGGCGAGATCGGCGTCATCGAGGTCAAGGGCCCGAACGTCTTCTCGGGCTATTGGCGCATGCCGGAAAAGACCGCGGCGGAATTCCGGGCCGACGGTTTCTTCATCACCGGCGATCTCGGCAAGATCGACGATCGCGGTTATGTCCATATCGTCGGACGTGGCAAGGACCTGGTGATTTCGGGCGGCTACAACGTCTATCCGAAAGAGGTCGAGACCGAGATCGACGGCATGCCGGGCGTGGTCGAGAGTGCGGTGATCGGCGTGCCGCATCCCGATTTCGGCGAGGGCGTCACGGCAATCGTGGTGGGTGAGAAGGGTGCGACGCTCGACGAGGCCACGATCATCAAGTCGCTGGAACAGCGGCTCGCGCGCTACAAGCTGCCGAAACGGGTCATCGTGGTCGACGACCTGCCGCGCAACACCATGGGCAAGGTGCAGAAAAACCTGCTGCGCGACGCCTATAAGGGCCTCTACGGCGGCTGA